Proteins from a single region of Trichoplusia ni isolate ovarian cell line Hi5 chromosome 3, tn1, whole genome shotgun sequence:
- the LOC113491658 gene encoding zinc finger protein 888-like: MEELKHEDPQQPVMKFISVNSEVLTEEQREMYESVLSTWKPVMFPKRIKRYICPKCSKEFKNYQNLYLHTTRVHSSVESAVICDICDKTFKNKHYLYMHRMNKHYSELEKCYCQFCLQEFRTRRALHMHVKRIHPNTLPEIKCNECGKEFSVPYKLKYHVEACHRDNKEKYKCHICHKLYKNSLNLNRHLHFQHTPVERHPCVFCNMTFKSRHHMKRHVLNIHPPLESKVTCPECLKEFKNDQYLKEHMQVHSSLDSKVKCDICDKFFHSAIRLKKHKKIVHPSKPKLRCEKCDKEFAHAHYLRRHNNAVHLEIDETNYPHACDQCGKKFKLKKYLNNHLQRHEQQHLKRISQMVKTVMGDEKEAPIKKGRGRPRKARAEIEFIKCEPVSSSDSESGETESDSE, from the coding sequence ATGGAGGAACTAAAACACGAAGACCCGCAGCAGCCAGTCATGAAGTTCATCAGCGTCAACAGCGAAGTACTGACCGAGGAACAGCGCGAAATGTACGAGTCAGTACTGTCCACGTGGAAACCGGTAATGTTCCCCAAACGCATCAAACGATACATCTGCCCAAAGTGCAGTAAAGAAttcaaaaactatcaaaaccTCTACCTGCACACGACTAGAGTACACTCTTCAGTCGAATCAGCCGTAATATGCGACATTTGTGACAAAACATTCAAGAATAAACATTATCTGTACATGCATAGAATGAATAAGCATTACTCTGAACTCGAGAAATGCTACTGTCAATTCTGCCTACAAGAGTTTCGCACGCGCAGGGCCTTGCATATGCATGTCAAGAGGATCCACCCGAACACTCTCCCCGAAATCAAATGCAACGAGTGCGGCAAAGAATTCTCCGTGCCCTACAAGCTAAAGTACCACGTTGAGGCGTGCCATAGGGATAATAAAGAGAAATACAAGTGTCATATCTGCCATAAATTGTACAAGAATAGTTTGAATTTGAATCGCCATTTGCATTTCCAACACACCCCCGTCGAGAGGCATCCCTGTGTCTTTTGTAACATGACGTTCAAGTCACGTCATCATATGAAAAGACACGTCTTAAATATACATCCTCCTTTAGAATCAAAAGTGACGTGTCCAGAATGTCTCAAAGAGTTCAAAAACGACCAGTATCTTAAAGAACACATGCAAGTCCACTCGTCGCTCGATTCGAAGGTGAAATGCGATATTTGCGACAAATTCTTCCATTCAGCAATCCGTTTGAAAAAGCACAAGAAGATTGTCCACCCGTCGAAACCGAAACTTCGTTGCGAGAAGTGTGATAAGGAATTCGCGCACGCACATTACTTAAGACGGCACAACAACGCCGTGCATTTGGAAATTGATGAAACGAACTACCCGCATGCTTGCGATCAATGCGGAAAAAAGTTCAAgctaaagaaatatttgaataatcatTTGCAGAGACATGAACAACAGCATCTGAAGCGGATTTCCCAAATGGTGAAAACTGTTATGGGGGATGAAAAAGAGGCCCCTATTAAGAAGGGTAGAGGCAGGCCAAGGAAAGCCCGCGCTGAGATCGAGTTTATCAAGTGTGAACCTGTTTCCAGTTCCGATTCTGAGTCAGGGGAGACCGAGAGTGATTCTGAGTGA